A single region of the Changchengzhania lutea genome encodes:
- a CDS encoding glycosyltransferase family 2 protein, with protein MRFYIIIPAHNEESSIGLTLDALVNQTVLPKQLVIVNDNSTDKTQDIVEAYIEKYEFIKLVNSKSSNQHLPGSKIINAFYKGYNTLDDDYDVICKFDADLIFPKNYLEKLALYFNSNKRLGMASGFCYIKKNNDWLLENLTRKDHIRGALKAYRKDCFLEIGQLKPSMGWDTVDELLAKFYDWEILTDETLHVKHLKPTGISYNKASKYLQGEAMYKMRYGFVITLISALKLAYKKASFSLFKDYLVGYFKAKKKNTVFLVSEEEGDFIRNLRWKGMFEKLK; from the coding sequence TTGAGGTTCTACATCATCATTCCCGCTCATAACGAAGAAAGTTCTATAGGACTTACCTTAGATGCTTTAGTAAATCAAACCGTGTTGCCAAAACAATTGGTTATTGTCAATGATAATTCTACCGACAAAACCCAAGATATTGTTGAAGCCTATATAGAAAAATATGAATTTATAAAATTAGTAAATTCAAAATCTTCAAATCAACATCTACCAGGCTCCAAGATTATTAATGCGTTTTACAAAGGCTATAACACCTTAGATGATGACTATGATGTAATTTGTAAGTTTGATGCGGATCTAATTTTTCCTAAAAACTACTTAGAAAAACTCGCTTTGTACTTTAATAGTAATAAACGACTCGGCATGGCGTCAGGCTTCTGCTATATTAAAAAAAACAATGACTGGCTGTTAGAAAATCTAACTCGAAAAGACCATATTCGTGGCGCTCTAAAAGCCTATAGAAAAGATTGTTTTTTAGAAATTGGACAGTTAAAACCCTCCATGGGCTGGGATACCGTAGATGAGTTGTTAGCCAAATTCTATGACTGGGAGATCCTTACAGACGAGACCCTACATGTAAAACACTTAAAACCAACTGGAATAAGCTATAATAAAGCCTCAAAATATTTGCAAGGAGAAGCGATGTATAAAATGCGCTATGGATTTGTCATCACACTTATTTCTGCATTAAAATTGGCTTACAAAAAAGCAAGTTTTTCGCTTTTCAAAGATTATTTAGTGGGATACTTTAAAGCAAAAAAAAAAAATACAGTCTTCTTAGTATCTGAAGAAGAAGGTGACTTTATTAGAAATTTACGTTGGAAAGGGATGTTTGAGAAGTTAAAATAA
- a CDS encoding DNA/RNA non-specific endonuclease, translating into MNKRTFLSIIAIIIVLAVYGFEYILNEEEKAAVISEAETVKSNTNTNFMPTSTTGQVVHHEGYSLSYSETHEQAEWVAYELKKAHLSNSNFKRPYFEIDPSIKTGAAHWRNYKNSGYDRGHLCPAGDRRYNQAAHGETFLTSNISPQEHQFNAGIWNSLEQKVRYWASKYDGVFVVTGGILKNNLRTIGDEEVSVPNQFYKILMDHNSGKTKMIAFLMPHKNSNKPLYEFVVSVDDIEKLTGIDFFPELEDTLENKLEASSSYKNWNFK; encoded by the coding sequence ATGAATAAACGCACTTTCCTCTCTATCATTGCCATTATAATAGTATTGGCTGTTTACGGATTCGAGTACATTTTAAATGAAGAAGAAAAAGCGGCAGTTATTTCAGAAGCGGAAACCGTAAAGTCCAATACCAACACGAACTTTATGCCAACAAGTACTACGGGGCAAGTTGTTCATCATGAAGGTTATTCGTTGTCGTATAGTGAAACCCACGAGCAAGCGGAATGGGTGGCTTATGAACTAAAAAAAGCACATTTGTCCAATTCCAATTTTAAGCGTCCTTATTTCGAAATTGACCCTAGCATAAAAACGGGTGCTGCCCATTGGAGAAATTATAAAAATTCAGGTTATGATCGGGGGCACTTGTGTCCGGCAGGCGATAGGCGTTATAATCAAGCAGCACATGGCGAAACCTTTTTAACGAGTAATATTAGTCCGCAAGAGCATCAATTCAATGCGGGTATTTGGAATAGTTTAGAGCAAAAAGTGCGCTATTGGGCCTCTAAATATGATGGTGTCTTTGTGGTAACAGGAGGCATTCTAAAAAATAATTTAAGAACCATAGGCGACGAAGAAGTTTCTGTGCCCAATCAATTCTATAAAATTTTAATGGATCATAATTCTGGCAAAACGAAGATGATTGCTTTTTTAATGCCACATAAAAATTCTAATAAGCCATTGTATGAGTTTGTCGTTTCAGTGGATGACATTGAGAAATTAACAGGAATTGATTTCTTTCCAGAATTAGAGGATACTTTAGAAAACAAATTGGAAGCCTCAAGCAGTTATAAAAATTGGAATTTCAAATAA
- the pafA gene encoding alkaline phosphatase PafA, whose translation MFKKLSLALCVLTISLSCKSQDVAVTDTIIDSYADNPKLVVGIVVDQMRYDYLTRFYKKYGDGGFKRMVSEGFNCKNNHYNYVPTYTGPGHASIYTGTTPKDHGVISNFWYDKEEKKQVYCAGDDSVAAVGTESVVGQMSPHRMLTTTFPDENRLFTQMRGKTIGVSLKDRGAILPAGHTANAAYWFHGKDQGHWISSTFYMTDLPQWVQDFNISDQAESYLKVWNTLYNIETYTESGSDLNTFEGGFNGKETATFPYDLGMLKETNWGFDILKATPYGNSLTTDFAIAAINGEQLGQDEITDVLTLSYSATDYIGHNFGVNSKEIEDAYIRLDKDLERLFNYLDTKVGKRNYTVFLTADHGAINVPAYLQSVKIPSGYINTLERQETFEAFLNKTYGTTEIVENISNNQIFLNREKVTALGLDLEAVQQRILNEQINYKNISKAYTATTMSSVNFSSGIEALLLKGFNQKRSGDIILVNDPGFISYMPTGSTHGSAMNYDTHVPLLFFGKGIKHGQTFHKTEITDIAPTMSALLGISFPNASIGQPLGFILDLENE comes from the coding sequence ATGTTTAAAAAACTTTCTTTAGCTCTTTGTGTTCTTACCATTTCCCTCTCCTGTAAATCTCAGGATGTGGCAGTTACGGATACTATTATTGATTCCTACGCGGATAACCCAAAATTAGTAGTAGGCATTGTTGTAGACCAAATGCGTTACGATTATTTAACTCGATTTTACAAAAAGTATGGTGATGGTGGCTTTAAACGCATGGTAAGCGAAGGCTTTAATTGCAAAAATAACCATTATAATTATGTGCCAACTTATACGGGACCCGGTCATGCATCCATTTATACCGGTACTACACCTAAAGACCACGGTGTCATTAGTAACTTTTGGTATGATAAAGAAGAGAAAAAACAAGTGTATTGTGCGGGGGACGATTCAGTGGCCGCGGTGGGTACAGAATCGGTAGTAGGGCAAATGTCACCACATAGAATGCTTACCACCACCTTTCCAGATGAAAACCGACTGTTTACGCAAATGCGAGGTAAAACCATAGGCGTGTCATTAAAAGATAGAGGTGCTATTTTACCAGCTGGTCACACAGCTAATGCAGCGTATTGGTTTCATGGCAAAGACCAAGGACATTGGATTTCAAGCACTTTTTATATGACAGATTTACCGCAATGGGTGCAGGATTTTAATATATCAGACCAAGCAGAATCATATTTAAAAGTCTGGAATACCTTGTACAATATAGAAACGTATACAGAGAGTGGAAGTGATTTGAATACATTTGAAGGAGGGTTTAATGGAAAAGAAACGGCAACATTTCCATATGATTTAGGAATGTTGAAAGAGACCAATTGGGGTTTTGATATTTTGAAAGCGACGCCTTATGGAAACAGCTTAACTACAGATTTTGCTATAGCAGCTATTAATGGTGAGCAATTGGGGCAGGATGAAATAACGGATGTTTTAACCCTTAGTTACTCTGCAACAGATTATATCGGACATAACTTTGGTGTGAATTCAAAAGAAATTGAAGATGCATATATACGACTCGATAAAGATTTAGAAAGATTGTTTAATTATTTAGATACTAAGGTTGGTAAAAGGAATTATACCGTTTTTCTAACCGCCGATCATGGCGCCATAAATGTGCCAGCCTATTTGCAAAGCGTTAAGATTCCTTCGGGATATATAAATACCTTAGAACGACAAGAAACCTTTGAAGCTTTTCTTAACAAAACCTATGGCACCACTGAAATAGTCGAGAATATAAGTAATAACCAAATCTTCTTAAACAGGGAGAAGGTCACAGCATTAGGTTTGGACTTAGAAGCTGTTCAACAACGTATTTTGAACGAACAGATTAATTATAAAAATATATCTAAAGCCTATACGGCAACTACTATGAGTTCTGTGAATTTCAGTTCAGGGATTGAAGCATTACTGTTAAAGGGGTTTAACCAAAAGCGGTCCGGAGATATTATTTTGGTTAACGACCCAGGTTTTATTTCTTATATGCCAACTGGATCAACACACGGTAGCGCCATGAATTATGATACTCATGTCCCCTTGTTATTCTTTGGAAAAGGGATAAAGCATGGTCAAACCTTTCATAAAACTGAAATTACTGATATTGCACCTACAATGTCGGCACTGTTAGGCATCAGTTTTCCTAATGCTTCCATTGGGCAGCCTTTAGGGTTTATTTTGGATTTAGAAAATGAATAA